A single genomic interval of Labrus bergylta chromosome 18, fLabBer1.1, whole genome shotgun sequence harbors:
- the brms1la gene encoding breast cancer metastasis-suppressor 1-like protein-A has product MPVHRDREKKESTAEEMEVEEQEQDASSSEEEDSDTSSVSEDGDTSEMDEEDCERRRMECLDEMTNLEKQFTDLKDQLYRERLSQVNSKLSEVEAGRAAEYLEPLAVLLENMQVRTKVAGIYRELCLESVKNKYECETQAACQHWESEKLLLFDTVQSELEEKIRRLEEDRHSIDITSELWNDELSGRKKRRDARSPDKKKRRPSVVSGPYIVYMLPDLDILEDWTAIRKAVATLGPHRGKVDSDSPVFPFRPDRNRSILNC; this is encoded by the exons ATGCCGGTGCACCGGGACCGCGAGAAGAAGGAAAGTActgcagaggagatggaggtggaggagcaggagcaggatgCATCcagctcagaggaggaggattctgacacctcctctgtctctgaggATGGAGACACCTCTG AAATGGATGAGGAAGATTGTGAGCGGAGGAGGATGGAGTGTCTTGATGAAATGACGAACCTAGAGAAACAGTTCACAGATCTCAAAGACCA gctGTATCGTGAACGTCTCAGCCAGGTGAACAGCAAGCTGTCAGAGGTGGAGGCCGGCCGGGCAGCAGAATATCTGGAGCCTTTGGCAGTGCTGCTGGAAAACATGCAGGTCCGCACCAAGGTGGCAG GTATCTACAGAGAGCTGTGTCTGGAGTCtgtgaagaacaagtatgagtGTGAGACCCAAGCGGCATGTCAGCACTGGGAG agTGAGAAGTTGCTGCTCTTTGACACTGTACAGAGTGAACTGGAGGAGAAAATCAGACGGCTggaggaggacagacacagCATAGATATTACATCAG AGCTGTGGAACGACGAGCTTTcaggaaggaagaagaggagagatgcACGTAGTCCAGATAAGAAGAAGAGACGACCTTCAGTGGTGTCTG GTCCATATATTGTTTACATGCTGCCTGACCTGGACATCCTGGAGGACTGGACAGCAATCAGAaag GCCGTTGCCACGCTGGGTCCACACAGAGGGAAGGTCGACTCTGACAGCCCTGTGTTCCCCTTCAGGCCGGACAGAAACAGATCCATTCTCAACTGCTga